In Cellulomonas sp. JZ18, the DNA window GTACAGCGGCACCTGGACGGCGAAGACGAGCACGAAGAACCGCACGAGGTCGACCGGTGCGTCGTCCCCGGCGACGAGGACCGCGAGCGGCTCGGCGAGCACGGCGAGCAGGACGCCGAGCGGCACGAGCACGAGGAGCGCCCACCCGAGCGCGGCCGACGCGATCCGCTCGACCCGCGCACGGTCGCCGCGGGCGAGGGGCGCCGCGAGCATCGGCACGACGGCACCGGCCAGCGCACCACCGGCCGCGGCCTCGAAGAGGATGTTCGGCAGGGTGTTCGCCGCGTTGTACGCGTCACCGATCTCGTGCCCGCCGACCGTGGCCGCCTGGACCAGGAAGCGCCCCAGGCCGAGCACCCGGGACAGCACGGTGACGACCGTGATGAGGGCCGCCGCGCCGAGGAGCCCCTGGACGGCCCGCCGTGCGCCGCGGCTCATGCGCCGCTGTCGTCCGCGGGCGCGGCGTGGCGGCCACGGGCAGCCGGGGCCGCCGGTCGGCGGCCCCACGCGTCGATCTCCCGCAGCACGGGTGTGCGCTCGATGACCCGCGTGAAGCTGACGCGCTCGCTCGCGAGGGTCAGCGCGACCACGCCCGCCAGCGCCGCGAGCCGCACCGGGCGCGGTGCCGCCAGCACGACGGCGGTGCCGAGGGCCGCGCCGAGGGCGTTCGCCCCGCCGTCGCCGAGCATGTCGGCTTCCGCGAGGTCCTGCTCGACGGCCGCTCCCCCGGCGCCGAGGACGGCCGCGGCCGCGCCGGCGCCCGCGCCGCCCGCCAGCGCGAGCGGTGCGGCCGCGAGGGCCGCCGCCTTGAGGGCCCGCCCCGGGCGCAGGTCGAGCAGGTTGAGCAGGTTCGCGGTGCCGGCGACGAGCGCGCCGGACGCGAGCGTGTCCGCGGCGCGCGCCACCGGGTGCGACGGGTGCCCGCCCGCCGGTGCCGCGAGCGCCGCGGCGGCCAGCGCGCTCGCGCCGATGCCGAGGACCTTGAGCCCGCCGGTCGTGACCGTGCCGTGCGCGAGCGCGCCCAGGTGTCCCCGCAGACCCTTCGTGCGCGTCGAGGTGTCCTCGCGCAGGTCGTCGACGAGGCCGAACGCCCCCGCACCCGTCACGGCGACCGCCGCCGCCAGCGCGCTCCGCGGGGACGACGCGCCCACGACCGCACCCGCGAGCAGCCCCGCCGCGGTGGCGGGGCCCTCGAGCATGCTGACCGGCTCACCGCGGTGGTTGGTCCGGGTCCACACCTGCGGGCCCCCGGGCGGGCTCAGGTCGAGCACGCCCCGCACGACCGCGGTGGTGGCGGCCGCGACGGCCCCGGCGGCGAGTCGACGCGCGACGCTCACCCCTGGCCCTCCGCGCCGGCGCCCGCGGCCGGGTCCGTGCCGGCGTCCGTCGCACCGGTCCCGTCCGCGGCCGGCGTCCGGTCGACCGGGGGCAGCTGGACGACCGGCGGCAGCGGCTCGAGGTCGTCCCCGTAGCCGTAGTGGCCGTTCTCGCCGGCGATGCGTGCCGCGAGCGCCAGCGGCACGACGACCTGGCCCGTGACGTCGTCGGTGCGCGAGACCGTCGTCAGCCGCTCGGTGCGCTCACCGTCGGCCAGCACGGCCGACGTGAGCGACTCCGGCGTGCGCGGGCCGTCCGCCAGCACCGCCCCCTGCGACAGCCGCTGCGCGGCGTCGAGGACCGCGAGCTCCGCGTCGCGCCCGGCGGCCGCCGCGTCCGGGCTCGGGGAGGCCTGCGCCGGGTCCGCGGGCGGGCCGGCGACGACGACGACCGCGTCCGCCGGCCCCGCGACCTCGCCCGTCACCGCGATGAGCGGGTTGTCACCGGACGACAGGAGCTCGACGAGCGTCGCGGCGTTCTCCGACACCTGGTCGGGCGCGGACGCGTCGGCGCCCGTCAGCCCCTGCACCAGCGCGTCGGCGAGCTCCGTCTCGGTGCCCGCGTCGGCCGGCGGCGCGGCGTCGAGGTACGACACGAGCGTGCCGGCGAGCGCCTGCCGGTAGGTCCGCAGCGCCGGGTCCGTCCACGCGTCCGTCAGCCGGACCGTCGCCGCCACGCTCGCGCCCGCCTGGCCGATCCGCTCGCCGAGGGCCGTGACCTGGTCCTCCGGCACCTCGTCGAGCAGCACGAGCGCGACGCGGCGGTCGGTGAGCGACCCGCCGAGCAGGCGCTCGGCGGACGCGGACACGACGGCCTCGGCCGCCGCCTCGTCGGTGCCGGCGGCGTCCAGCTGGGCGCGCAGGTCCTCCTTCTCGGCGCGCAGCTGCTCGACCTGGCCGGTCAGGGTGTCGCCGATCGTCTCCTTGAGCGGTCCCGCGCCCAGCGCGATGCCGACGGCCAGCGCGAGGAAGACGGAGATGAGGGAGACGACGTGGTACCGGAAGTCGATCACGGGGTGGGCTCTCGGTCGGTCGCGCCGCGGCGTGCGGCGCAGGGGGCGGGAAGCAGGAGGAGGGGCAGCGCGGCGGCGTGCCGCCAGGGCGTCGCCGGTCGCGCGGCGGCGCGGGCCGGCCCGGTCACGGCGAGCCGCCGACGAGCGAGCCGAACCAGGAGACGACGTCGTCGAGGCGCGCGCCCAGCAGGCCGATCAGCGTCTGACCCGCGGCCGTGGACGCGAGCGCCACGCCGAGCGCCAGCAGGCCGGCGAGGACCAGCAGCGTGAGCTGCACGTTCGAGATGCGGTGCTGGTACAGGCGCGACACGCCCTTGGCGTCGACGAGCTTGCCGCCCACGCGCAGCCGCGTCAGGAACGTGCTCGCCATGCCCGCCCGGCCCTTGTCGAGGAACTCGACCAGGGTCGCGTGCGTCCCCACCGCGACGATGAGCTCGGCGCCCTTGTCGTCCGCGAGCAGCATCGCGACGTCCTCGCTCGTGCCCGTCGCGGGGAAGACGACGTGCGGCACCCCGAGCTGCTCGACCCGTGCGAGGCCCGGTGCACGACCGTCCCGGTAGGCGTGCACGACGATCTCGGCGCCGCACTGCAGGGCACGGTCGGAGACGGAGTCCATGTCGCCGACGATCATGTCGGGCCGCCAGCCCGCCTCGAGGATCGCGTCCGCGCCGCCGTCCACGCCGATGAGCACCGGACGGTACTCCCGGATGTACGGGCGCAGCGTGACGAGGTCCTCCTTGTAGTGGTAGCCGCGGACGACGATGAGGACCTGGCGCCCCTCGAGCCGCGTGTCCACGTCGGGCACGCCGACGCCGTCGAGCAGCAGCTCCCGCTCACGGCGCAGGTAGTCCATCGTGTTCGCCGCGAAGGACTCGAGCTGCACCGACAGACCGGCGCGCGCCTCCTCCATCGTCGCGGCCACGGACTCGGGCGTCTGCGCGACGCCCTCGGCGACGAGCGCCTCCCCGTCGTAGACCGCGCCGTCGACGACACGCAGCGTGCGTCCCTCCGCGACCGCCATCACGTCGGCCCCGAGGTCGTCCACGAGCGGGATGCCCGCGGAGACGAGGATCTCGGGACCGAGGTTCGGGTACCGACCGGACGTCGACGGGGCCGCGTTGAGCACCGCGGCGGGCTGGCACCGCACGAGGGCCTCGGCCGACACGCGGTCGAGGTCCAGGTGGTCGATCACGGCCACGTCGCCGGGACGCAGGCGCTTGGTCAGGGACTTGGTGCGGCGGTCGACGCGCGCCGGCCCGACCACCTCACCGGTGTCGGGCGCGCTCGTCCGCCTGCGCAGGGAGACTCTCATCGTGGGGTCATCGTCCCACGGACCGGGCCAGCAGCTCCGACGCGTGGGCACGTGCCGTGTCGGAGTCCTGCCCGGAGAGCATCCGCGCGAGCTCGCGCACCCGCTCCTCGCCGTCGACCTCGCGCACGTCGGACTCCGTGACGACGTCCACGCCGTCCGCGGTCGACTTCGTCACGACCAGGTGCCGGTCCGCGAACGCGGCCACCTGCGCCAGGTGGGTCACCACGAGCACCTGCGTCCCGGCGGCGAGCCGCGCGAGGCGACGTCCGATCTCCGTCGCGGCCCGTCCTCCCACGCCGGCGTCGACCTCGTCGAAGACGAACGTGCCGGGTGCCACGGAGCCCTCGGCTGTGGCGAGCGCCACCTCGAGCGCGAGCATCACGCGCGAGAGCTCACCCCCGGAGGCGCCCTTGCCGAGCGGCCGTGCGGGCGCACCCGCGTGCGGGACGAGCAGCATCTCGACCTGGTCCGCCCCGTGCGCGGCGTGCTCCTCGGCCGGCCGCACGTCCACGACCAGCCGGGCCCCGGCCATCGCCAGCCCGCCGAGCTCCTCGCTCACCGCCTCCGACAGCGCTCCGGCGGCCGCGGTCCGGGCGGCGGTGATGGCGGCGGCCAGCTCCTGCAGGCGCGCGTCGAGCGCGTCGCGCCGCTCGTGCAGGGCCGCGATCCGCTCCTCGCCCCCTCCAGGTCCAGCAGCCGGGCGGACGACTCCTGCGCCCAGCGCAGCACCGCACCCACGTCCTCGCCGTACGAGCGCGTGAGCGTCGCGAGCTCGGCGCGACGGCGCTGCACCGCGTCGAGGCGCGCCGGGTCGGCCTGCAGGTCCTGGACGTAGGCCGCCAGCTCCGCCGCGACGTCGGCCAGCAGGTAGCCGGCCTCCGCGACGCGCGTCGCGAGCGACGCCAGGGCGCCGTCGTGCGCGCCCACCTGCTCGAGACGGCGTCGCGCGTCCTCGACGAGCACGGTCGCGGCGACCGCTTCCCCCGCCGAGTCGTCGTCCCCGACCAGCGCGGCGTGCGCCCCGGCGGCCGCGGCCCGCAGGTCCTCGGCGTTGCCGAGCCGCTCCGCCTCCGCCGCGAGCTGCACGTCCTCGTCCGGCTGCGGGTCGACGCGCTCGACCTCGGCGAGGCCGAGCCGGAGCAGCTCCGCCTCACGGGCGCGCTCCTGCGCGCGGGTGACGAGGTCGTCCAGCTCCGTCTGCACCCGGGCGCGCTCGGCCCACGTCCTGCGGTGGTCGGCGAGCACGGCCTGGTGCGCCGCCCCGGCGAACGCGTCGAGGGCGGCGCGCTGACGCGCCGGGGAGCGCAGACGCACCTGGTCCGCCTGCCCGTGCACGGTGACGAGCTCCTCGGCGATCTCGGCGAGCACACCCTGCGGGACCGAGCGTCCCCCGAGGTACGCGCGCGAGCGCCCGGGGGCGTCGTCGGTGGCCGCCGTCACCGTGCGGAGCACCACGAGGCTCCCGTCCTCGTCGACCTCGGCGCCGGCCTCGCGCGCACGCTCCAGGGCGGCGGCCCCGTCGCCCAGCACGACCCGGCCCTCCACGGCCGCGGACCGGGCGCCCGTCCGGACGGTCGCCGGGTCCGCCCGGCCGCCCAGCAGCAGCGACAGGGCCGTCAGCACCATCGTCTTGCCGGCACCGGTCTCCCCGGTCAGCACGGTCA includes these proteins:
- a CDS encoding copper transporter, giving the protein MIDFRYHVVSLISVFLALAVGIALGAGPLKETIGDTLTGQVEQLRAEKEDLRAQLDAAGTDEAAAEAVVSASAERLLGGSLTDRRVALVLLDEVPEDQVTALGERIGQAGASVAATVRLTDAWTDPALRTYRQALAGTLVSYLDAAPPADAGTETELADALVQGLTGADASAPDQVSENAATLVELLSSGDNPLIAVTGEVAGPADAVVVVAGPPADPAQASPSPDAAAAGRDAELAVLDAAQRLSQGAVLADGPRTPESLTSAVLADGERTERLTTVSRTDDVTGQVVVPLALAARIAGENGHYGYGDDLEPLPPVVQLPPVDRTPAADGTGATDAGTDPAAGAGAEGQG
- the steA gene encoding putative cytokinetic ring protein SteA, whose amino-acid sequence is MRVSLRRRTSAPDTGEVVGPARVDRRTKSLTKRLRPGDVAVIDHLDLDRVSAEALVRCQPAAVLNAAPSTSGRYPNLGPEILVSAGIPLVDDLGADVMAVAEGRTLRVVDGAVYDGEALVAEGVAQTPESVAATMEEARAGLSVQLESFAANTMDYLRRERELLLDGVGVPDVDTRLEGRQVLIVVRGYHYKEDLVTLRPYIREYRPVLIGVDGGADAILEAGWRPDMIVGDMDSVSDRALQCGAEIVVHAYRDGRAPGLARVEQLGVPHVVFPATGTSEDVAMLLADDKGAELIVAVGTHATLVEFLDKGRAGMASTFLTRLRVGGKLVDAKGVSRLYQHRISNVQLTLLVLAGLLALGVALASTAAGQTLIGLLGARLDDVVSWFGSLVGGSP